The following proteins come from a genomic window of Chaetodon auriga isolate fChaAug3 chromosome 16, fChaAug3.hap1, whole genome shotgun sequence:
- the mettl2a gene encoding tRNA N(3)-cytidine methyltransferase METTL2: MAAPHAVAGVEGGSSETELIVAESGTGDAKRPQFGTRFLTDPRQVFQHNAWDNVEWTEEQEASAKKKVLENSQPLPSEKQEEYDCRANEYWNDFYTIHENRFFKDRHWLFTEFPELAPQCSLNHESHPEACGTDESRQDGPDQERRREVAAAPHADGDVPGSSATYRILEVGCGVGNTVFPILKTNNDPGLFVYCCDFSSTAVELVKTNPEYDPGRCFAFVHDLSDVEANYPVPDGTLDVIVLIFVLSALHPNKMQASISRLARLMKPGGVMLLRDYGRYDMAQLRFKKGRCLSENFYVRGDGTRVYFFTQDELHEMFTEAGLEKVQNLVDRRLQVNRGKQLTMYRVWIQCKYRKALVQSHETQDRDTGETPSGSTSDHD; the protein is encoded by the exons ATGGCGGCGCCCCATGCCGTGGCCGGAGTGGAGGGAGGCAGCAGCGAAACAGAGCTGATTGTGGCAGAATCAGGCACCGGAGATGCGAAGAGACCTCAGTTCGGGACCCGGTTCCTCACAGACCCGCGGCAGGTCTTCCAGCACAACGCATG GGACAATGTGGAGTGGACTGAGGAACAAGAAGCATCTGCCAAGAAGAAAGTCCTAGAAAACAGTCAGCCACTGCCTTCAGAGAAACAAG AGGAGTACGACTGCCGGGCGAACGAGTACTGGAACGATTTTTACACGATCCACGAGAACCGCTTCTTCAAAGACCGCCACTGGCTCTTCACAGAGTTCCCAGAGTTGGCCCCGCAGTGTAGCCTGAACCACGAGTCCCATCCCGAGGCCTGCGGCACAGACGAGAGTCGGCAGGACGGTCCGGACCAGGAGCGAAGAAGGGAGGTCGCAGCTGCGCCTCACGCTGACGGTGACGTCCCCGGCTCCTCTGCCACATATCGCATTCTGGAG GTTGGCTGTGGTGTGGGCAATACAGTTTTTCCAATCCTGAAGACCAACAA CGACCCGGGACTCTTTGTTTACTGCTGCGATTTCTCCAGCACTGCTGTGGAGTTAGTCAAG ACTAATCCAGAATATGACCCTGGGCGCTGCTTCGCCTTTGTTCATGACTTGAGTGATGTGGAAGCCAATTACCCCGTCCCCGATGGAACCCTTGATGTTATAGTGCTAATCTTTGTGTTATCAGCGTTGCATCCCAACAA GATGCAGGCATCCATCAGTCGATTAGCACGGCTGATGAAGCCCGGGGGAGTGATGCTGCTCAGGGACTACGGACGCTATGATATGGCACAGCTTCGCTTCAAGAAAG GGAGGTGTCTGTCTGAAAACTTTTACGTCCGAGGTGATGGAACAAGAGTGTATTTCTTTACTCAAG ATGAGCTCCATGAGATGTTCACTGAGGCAGGGCTTGAGAAAGTGCAGAACCTCGTGGACAGACGGCTCCAGGTCAACAGGGGCAAGCAGCTCACCATGTACCGGGTGTGGATCCAGTGCAAGTACCGCAAAGCTCTCGTTCAGTCACATGAGACGCAGGACCGAGACACGGGAGAGACCCCGTCTGGGTCGACCTCCGACCACGACTGA
- the itgb3a gene encoding integrin beta-3a yields MGAFSERLIILFLLLSSASNVVDSNICTSQGVTTCQQCLAVHPSCAWCSQEEFGKGGSSVSRCDLKDNLLNVGCSDAAVEFPSSTLTINEDEPLSDRASGTADDVTQIKPQKLHMVLRPGDTKQFTVSVKQVEDYPVDLYYLMDLSFSMKDDLARLLTLGNELAATMGRTTSKLRMGFGAFVDKTTSPYMYTYPPEAVANPCFGINENCQAQFGFKHVLSLTEKVARFTEEVKKQQVSRNRDAPEGGFDAIMQAVVCKDRIGWRADASHLLVFTTDAKTHIALDGRIAGIVQPNDGLCHLDDSNIYNKSTVLDYPSLALMTEKMSENNINLVFAVTSYVLPLYKEYSQLIPGTTVGTLSDDSGNVIQLIEEAYARIRSKVELELLGVPDELNLSFNATCTNGEVILGLKSCSGLKIGDTVSFSVEAQLRGCPKEKSRTFTIKPRGFKDSLEVTVDFACGCDCEAKAEANSSVCSNGNGTYECGVCQCHPGRLGPRCECSVEDYSPSDDVNCIPKPGSPICSGRGDCLCGQCSCHANEFGQVWGKYCECDDFNCLRFKGALCSDHGKCSCGLCQCDAGWQGENCNCSTRTDTCMSSIGLLCSGRGNCECGVCQCTQPGAYGATCEKCPTCPDSCTIKKHCVECQHFKRGQYTEDNSCNRICKDEIKVVDELGFHDRNAVNCSYKDENDCVEHFQYYEDESGKSILFVVKEPECPEGADILVVLLAVAGAILLLGLVGLLIWKLLVTIHDRREFAKFEEERAKAKWDTANNPLYKGATSTFTNVAYRGN; encoded by the exons ATGGGAGCCTTTTCAGAGCGCCTAAtcattctgtttctcctcttatCATCGGCATCAAACGTTGTCG ATTCCAACATCTGCACGTCACAAGGAGTCACCACTTGTCAACAGTGCCTGGCTGTTCACCCGAGCTGTGCGTGGTGCTCTCAGGAG GAGTTTGGGAAGGGGGGATCCAGCGTGTCCCGCTGCGACCTGAAGGACAATCTGCTGAATGTGGGGTGCAGTGATGCGGCCGTGGAGTTTCCCTCCAGCACCCTGACTATTAATGAGGACGAGCCGCTTAGCGATAGGGCCTCTGGGACTGCTGACGATGTCACTCAGATAAAGCCTCAGAAACTCCACATGGTACTCAGACCAG GTGATACCAAGCAGTTCACCGTGTCAGTGAAACAGGTGGAGGATTACCCGGTGGACCTCTACTATCTGATGGATCTCTCCTTTTCAATGAAGGATGACTTGGCTCGCCTTCTCACCCTGGGCAACGAGCTCGCCGCCACCATGGGCCGCACCACAAGCAAACTGCGCATGGGCTTCGGAGCCTTTGTGGACAAGACCACGTCCCCTTACATGTACACCTACCCTCCGGAGGCAGTGGCAAACCCTTGCTTTGG AATTAATGAGAATTGCCAGGCTCAGTTCGGGTTCAAGCATGTGCTGTCACTGACGGAGAAGGTAGCTCGCTTCACCGAGGAGGTGAAGAAACAGCAGGTGTCTAGAAACAGAGATGCTCCAGAGGGTGGATTTGATGCTATCATGCAGGCTGTGGTGTGCAAG GATAGGATTGGCTGGCGGGCGGATGCCTCACACCTTTTGGTATTCACCACCGATGCCAAAACTCACATCGCTCTGGATGGACGTATAGCTGGAATTGTCCAGCCCAATGATGGACTATGTCACCTTGATGATAGCAACATTTACAACAAATCTACAGTCCTG GACTACCCCTCGTTGGCGCTCATGACggagaaaatgtctgaaaacaataTAAATTTAGTTTTTGCCGTCACCAGCTACGTGTTGCCGCTCTACAAG GAGTACAGTCAGCTCATTCCAGGCACAACTGTGGGAACGCTGTCCGATGACTCTGGGAATGTTATTCAGCTGATTGAGGAGGCGTATGCG AGAATCCGCTCTAAAGTGGAGCTGGAGCTCCTGGGAGTCCCAGACGAGTTGAATCTCTCCTTCAATGCCACCTGCACAAATGGAGAAGTCATCCTTGGACTTAAGTCCTGCTCTGGCCTCAAGATTGGAGACACA GTGTCATTCAGCGTGGAGGCTCAGTTGCGTGGCTGCCCCAAAGAGAAGAGCCGCACTTTTACCATCAAACCTCGAGGCTTCAAGGATTCGCTGGAGGTCACGGTGGACTTCGCCTGTGGCTGCGACTGTGAAGCGAAAGCTGAAGCCAACAGCTCCGTCTGCAGCAACGGCAACGGGACCTACGAGTGCGGCGTGTGCCAGTGTCACCCGGGTCGCCTGGGCCCGCGATGTGAGTGCTCAGTGGAGGACTACAGTCCGTCTGATGATGTCAACTGCATCCCGAAGCCCGGGAGCCCGATCTGCAGCGGCAGAGGCGACTGTTTGTGCGGACAGTGCTCCTGCCATGCAAATGAGTTCGGTCAGGTGTGGGGCAAATACTGCGAATGTGACGACTTCAACTGCTTGCGCTTCAAAGGGGCGCTGTGTTCCG ATCATGGGAAGTGTAGCTGTGGGCTCTGCCAGTGCGATGCTGGCTGGCAAGGAGAAAACTGCAACTGCTCCACACGCACGGACACCTGCATGTCCAGCATCGGCCTGCTGTGCAGCGGCCGGGGGAACTGCGAGTGTGGGGTTTGTCAGTGCACTCAGCCCGGCGCCTACGGAGCTACCTGTGAGAAATGCCCCACCTGTCCCGATTCCTGCACTATTAAAAA GCACTGCGTTGAGTGTCAGCACTTCAAGAGAGGACAGTACACTGAAGACAACAGCTGCAATAGAATCTGCAAAGATGAAATTAAAGTAGTGGATGAACTGG GCTTCCACGATCGCAATGCAGTGAACTGCTCATACAAAGATGAGAATGACTGCGTGGAGCACTTCCAGTATTACGAAGATGAAAGTGGCAAATCCATTCTGTTTGTGGTAAAAGAGCCAG AGTGTCCTGAAGGTGCAGACATCTTGGTGGTGCTCTTGGCGGTGGCCGGAGCCATTCTGCTACTGGGCCTTGTCGGCCTGCTCATCTGGAAGCTGCTGGTCACCATCCACGACCGCAGAGAGTTCGCCAAgtttgaggaggagagagcaaagGCCAAATGGGATACG GCGAACAATCCCTTGTATAAAGGAgccacctccaccttcaccaACGTAGCGTACCGAGGCAACTGA
- the rprml gene encoding reprimo-like protein produces MNVSFFDVTQGALFNGSQTFAGTLATYSGNGTDNVVTGDGGGSLVLVQDERKLFVMRVVQIAVLCVLSLTVVFGIFFLGCNLMIKSESMINFLVKDRRPSKDVETVMIGLS; encoded by the coding sequence ATGAACGTATCCTTTTTCGACGTGACCCAGGGCGCGCTGTTTAACGGGAGTCAGACCTTCGCTGGAACTCTGGCCACATACTCCGGCAATGGCACAGACAACGTGGTGACCGGCGACGGCGGAGGGTCCCTGGTGCTGGTGCAAGACGAGCGCAAGCTCTTCGTTATGCGTGTGGTGCAAATCGCGGTGCTGTGCGTGTTGTCGCTCACCGTCGTGTTTGGTATATTTTTTCTTGGGTGCAACTTGATGATCAAATCCGAGAGCATGATTAACTTCCTGGTGAAGGACAGGAGACCCTCGAAAGACGTGGAGACGGTCATGATCGGGCTCAGCTAG